One region of Bradyrhizobium betae genomic DNA includes:
- a CDS encoding quinone-dependent dihydroorotate dehydrogenase codes for MIRAFDAFSLPVLRWLDPEDAHRLAIQGLRFLPPGKPRADDPKLAVRAFGLNFPNPIGMAAGFDKNAEVPDALLRLGFGFVEIGSVTPKPQAGNPRPRLFRLERDEAVINRMGFNNDGAEAVLRRLAARAQHGGIVGVNVGANKDSADRVADYVKLIETFAPVASYFTVNVSSPNTPGLRNLQEGALLDDLLGRVIDARERVRQKAGDTPVLLKIAPDLSLAQLDDVVQVARSRRVDGMIVSNTTIARPSTLREETRAKEQGGLSGRPLFRLSTRMVAETYVRVEGAFPLIGVGGVDSGGAALTKIRAGASLIQLYSSLVYKGLGLVDEIKRDLTSTMLRTGRDSLSEIVGADAATLTAEDWPGM; via the coding sequence GTGATCCGCGCCTTCGACGCTTTTTCGCTCCCGGTGCTGCGCTGGCTCGATCCGGAGGATGCGCATCGCCTGGCGATCCAGGGCCTGCGCTTTCTGCCGCCGGGCAAGCCGCGCGCCGACGATCCCAAGCTCGCGGTGCGCGCCTTCGGGCTCAACTTCCCCAATCCAATCGGCATGGCCGCAGGTTTCGACAAGAACGCGGAGGTGCCGGACGCGCTGCTGCGGCTCGGCTTCGGCTTCGTCGAGATCGGCTCGGTGACGCCGAAGCCGCAGGCCGGCAATCCGCGGCCGCGGCTGTTTCGCCTCGAGCGCGACGAGGCGGTAATCAACCGTATGGGCTTCAACAATGACGGCGCCGAAGCGGTGCTGCGCCGGCTCGCCGCGCGCGCGCAGCACGGCGGCATCGTCGGCGTCAATGTCGGTGCCAACAAGGATTCAGCAGATCGTGTCGCCGACTACGTCAAGCTGATCGAGACCTTTGCGCCGGTGGCGAGCTACTTCACCGTCAACGTCTCCTCGCCGAACACGCCGGGCCTGCGCAATCTGCAGGAAGGCGCGTTGCTCGACGATCTCCTCGGGCGCGTCATCGACGCCCGCGAGCGGGTGCGCCAGAAGGCTGGCGACACGCCGGTGCTGCTCAAGATCGCGCCGGACTTAAGCCTCGCCCAGCTCGACGACGTCGTGCAGGTCGCGCGCTCGCGCCGGGTCGATGGCATGATCGTGTCCAACACCACGATCGCGCGGCCGAGCACGCTGCGCGAGGAGACGCGCGCCAAGGAACAGGGCGGCCTGTCCGGCCGGCCGCTGTTCCGCCTGTCGACGCGCATGGTCGCGGAGACCTATGTGCGCGTCGAAGGCGCATTCCCCCTGATCGGCGTCGGCGGCGTCGATTCCGGGGGCGCCGCGTTGACGAAAATCCGTGCGGGCGCGAGCCTGATCCAGCTCTATTCGTCGCTGGTCTACAAGGGCCTCGGTCTCGTCGACGAGATCAAGCGCGACCTGACATCGACGATGTTGCGCACGGGCCGGGATTCGCTCTCCGAGATCGTCGGTGCCGATGCAGCGACGTTGACGGCGGAAGACTGGCCGGGGATGTGA
- a CDS encoding DUF952 domain-containing protein — protein sequence MVKIYKICPASAWREAERQGVYRGSEDDSRDGFIHFSTAAQVPETLRKHYFGQRALFLVEVDGDALGGALRWERSRNEELFPHLYGELDLGAVLSVMNLNMRSDGGHDIPELLP from the coding sequence GTGGTCAAGATCTACAAAATCTGTCCGGCCTCGGCCTGGCGCGAGGCGGAACGGCAGGGTGTTTACCGGGGCAGCGAGGACGATTCGCGCGACGGTTTCATCCACTTCTCGACCGCTGCTCAGGTTCCCGAGACCCTGCGCAAGCATTACTTCGGCCAGCGGGCGCTGTTTCTGGTCGAGGTCGACGGCGATGCGCTCGGCGGCGCATTGCGTTGGGAGCGCTCGCGCAATGAGGAGCTGTTTCCGCATCTCTATGGCGAGCTCGATTTAGGTGCGGTGCTCTCGGTGATGAACCTCAACATGCGCTCCGATGGCGGCCACGACATCCCGGAGCTTCTGCCGTGA
- a CDS encoding S24 family peptidase, producing MVRQAKAQRILSHDQIWVALDRLAERAGLSPSGLARRAGLDPTTFNRSKRVTADGRERWPSTESIAKALAATGDSLDTFARLVGDDSGDRRAVPRLDLAQASASGAFDEQGRPSGKGWTETALPTDEDSHTFALEISGDALAPVYRGGDIILVSPRAPVRKGDRVVVRTKAGEVTIATLKRRTAKALELQPLEAAQSERTIAASDVGWIARIVWASQ from the coding sequence ATGGTCAGGCAGGCCAAAGCGCAGAGGATACTCTCTCACGACCAGATCTGGGTCGCGCTGGATCGGCTGGCGGAGCGCGCCGGCCTGTCGCCGTCCGGTCTTGCCAGGCGCGCCGGGCTCGACCCCACCACCTTCAACAGGTCCAAGCGCGTCACCGCCGACGGCCGCGAGCGCTGGCCATCCACCGAATCAATCGCCAAGGCGCTGGCGGCGACCGGCGACTCGCTCGATACCTTTGCCAGGCTGGTCGGCGACGATTCAGGCGACCGCCGTGCGGTGCCGCGGCTCGACCTCGCGCAGGCCAGCGCGAGCGGCGCCTTCGACGAGCAAGGCCGTCCCTCCGGCAAGGGCTGGACCGAGACTGCGCTTCCCACCGACGAGGACAGCCACACCTTTGCGCTGGAGATCTCCGGCGACGCGCTCGCGCCGGTGTATCGCGGCGGCGACATCATCCTGGTCTCGCCCCGCGCGCCGGTCCGCAAAGGGGATCGCGTGGTGGTGAGGACCAAAGCGGGCGAGGTCACGATCGCGACGCTGAAGCGACGCACGGCCAAGGCGCTGGAATTGCAGCCGCTCGAAGCGGCGCAGTCCGAGCGCACGATCGCGGCGAGCGACGTCGGCTGGATCGCGCGCATCGTGTGGGCAAGCCAGTGA
- a CDS encoding carbonic anhydrase — protein sequence MNRRHALKALAGLALCPVCKPAFAAEGAHWSYEGAGAPAKWGDLDAANKACAVGLQQSPIDIEAAVKSQLPALKLSWGKSADTIVNNGHTIQLNFAEGSTLTLGDVKYKLLQVHFHRPSEHQIGGKNFPMEAHFVHRNDAGGLAVVGVLMAEGRPNAAFGKIVKTMPAAEGPPVKAETSIDLHGMLPTRLSYFRYPGSLTTPPCSEVVEWLLLTNPVQVSAADVAAFAKLYPMNARPVQKDNRRYVLRSI from the coding sequence ATGAATCGCCGTCACGCATTGAAAGCCCTCGCGGGTCTCGCTCTTTGTCCAGTTTGCAAGCCGGCCTTTGCCGCCGAAGGCGCGCATTGGAGCTATGAGGGCGCCGGCGCCCCGGCCAAATGGGGCGATCTCGATGCAGCCAACAAGGCCTGCGCGGTCGGCCTGCAGCAATCGCCGATCGACATCGAAGCGGCGGTCAAATCGCAATTGCCCGCGCTGAAGCTGAGCTGGGGCAAGAGCGCCGACACCATCGTCAACAACGGGCATACCATCCAGCTCAACTTCGCCGAAGGCAGCACGCTCACGCTCGGCGACGTCAAGTACAAGCTGCTGCAGGTGCACTTCCATCGGCCGAGCGAGCACCAGATTGGCGGCAAGAATTTTCCGATGGAGGCGCATTTCGTCCATCGCAACGATGCCGGCGGTCTCGCCGTGGTCGGCGTGCTGATGGCCGAGGGCAGGCCGAACGCCGCCTTCGGCAAGATCGTCAAGACCATGCCGGCGGCCGAAGGGCCCCCGGTGAAGGCCGAGACGAGCATCGATCTCCACGGCATGCTGCCGACGAGGCTCAGCTACTTCCGCTACCCCGGCTCGCTGACCACGCCGCCCTGCTCCGAAGTGGTCGAATGGCTGCTGCTGACCAACCCGGTCCAGGTGTCGGCGGCCGACGTCGCGGCGTTCGCAAAACTCTATCCGATGAACGCGCGCCCGGTGCAGAAGGACAACCGGCGTTACGTGCTGCGCTCGATCTGA
- a CDS encoding lysine--tRNA ligase, whose protein sequence is MSVIDLAANPSDLRVLAEQSNAWPFEQAKAIVARLKKSPKDEVLFETGYGPSGLPHIGTFGEVARTSMVRHAFRVLTEDKIKTRLLAFSDDMDGFRKVPDNVPNKEMLAAHLGKPLTRVPDPFSNEYPSFGAHNNARLRAFLDHFGFDYEFASSTDYYTSGRFDATLLKMLAAYDKVMAIILPTLGPDRRATYSPFLPISKTTGVVLQVPMIRRDVAAGTVTYVDPDTNQEVETPVTGGNVKCQWKADWAMRWVALGVDYEMAGKDLIDSVKLSGAIAKALGGTPPEGFNYELFLDEKGQKISKSKGNGLTIDEWLRYASPESLSLFMYREPKAAKRLYFDVIPRNVDDYQQFIDGFAKQDGKQQLGNPVWHVHSGHPPKGDMPVTFQLLLTLVSSSNAENAETLWGFIGRYRPGVSPQTHPKLDAMVGYAINYYRDFVAPTKQFREPTEVERAALQDLRDALSQLPQDATPEDIQNVVYEIGRREPFLDQVKKGKDGRPGVTLDWFNMLYQVLLGQEKGPRFGSFVAVYGVQNAVNMIDGALARSA, encoded by the coding sequence ATGTCCGTTATCGATCTTGCCGCGAATCCGAGCGACCTGCGCGTGCTCGCCGAACAATCCAACGCCTGGCCGTTCGAGCAGGCGAAGGCCATTGTCGCGCGGCTGAAGAAAAGCCCGAAGGACGAGGTGCTGTTCGAGACCGGCTACGGGCCATCAGGCCTGCCGCATATCGGCACGTTCGGCGAGGTCGCGCGCACCTCGATGGTGCGCCACGCCTTCCGCGTGCTGACCGAAGACAAGATCAAGACGCGCCTGCTCGCCTTCTCCGACGACATGGACGGGTTTCGGAAAGTGCCCGACAACGTTCCCAACAAGGAGATGCTGGCCGCGCATCTCGGCAAGCCGCTGACGCGCGTGCCGGATCCGTTCTCCAACGAGTACCCGTCGTTCGGCGCGCACAACAACGCGCGCCTGCGCGCCTTCCTCGATCATTTCGGCTTCGACTACGAGTTCGCGAGCTCGACCGACTATTATACGTCCGGCCGCTTCGACGCGACGCTGCTGAAGATGCTGGCTGCCTACGACAAGGTGATGGCGATCATCCTGCCGACGCTCGGCCCGGATCGCCGCGCGACCTATTCGCCGTTCCTGCCGATCAGCAAGACCACGGGTGTCGTGCTGCAGGTGCCGATGATCCGCCGCGACGTCGCGGCCGGCACCGTGACCTATGTCGATCCTGACACCAACCAGGAAGTTGAAACGCCCGTCACAGGCGGCAACGTCAAATGCCAGTGGAAGGCCGACTGGGCCATGCGCTGGGTCGCGCTTGGCGTCGACTACGAAATGGCCGGCAAGGATCTGATCGACTCGGTGAAGCTGTCGGGTGCGATCGCAAAGGCGCTCGGCGGCACGCCGCCCGAAGGCTTCAACTACGAGCTCTTCCTCGACGAGAAGGGCCAGAAGATCTCGAAGTCGAAGGGTAACGGCCTCACCATCGACGAATGGCTGCGCTACGCCTCGCCGGAATCGCTGTCGCTGTTCATGTATCGCGAGCCGAAGGCGGCCAAGCGGCTGTATTTCGACGTCATCCCGCGCAACGTCGACGACTACCAGCAGTTCATCGACGGCTTCGCCAAGCAGGACGGCAAGCAGCAGCTCGGCAATCCGGTCTGGCACGTCCACAGCGGCCATCCGCCGAAGGGCGATATGCCCGTCACCTTCCAGCTCCTGCTCACGCTGGTGTCGTCGTCGAATGCGGAGAATGCCGAGACGCTGTGGGGCTTCATCGGTCGCTACCGCCCCGGCGTGAGCCCGCAGACACATCCCAAGCTCGATGCGATGGTCGGTTACGCCATCAACTATTACCGCGACTTCGTCGCGCCGACGAAGCAGTTCCGCGAACCGACCGAGGTCGAGCGCGCCGCGTTGCAGGATCTGCGCGATGCGCTGTCGCAGCTGCCGCAAGACGCAACGCCAGAGGATATCCAGAACGTGGTCTACGAGATCGGCCGCCGTGAGCCGTTCCTCGACCAGGTCAAGAAGGGCAAGGATGGCCGCCCCGGCGTGACGCTCGACTGGTTCAACATGCTCTACCAGGTGCTGCTCGGCCAGGAGAAGGGGCCGCGCTTCGGCTCCTTCGTGGCGGTGTACGGCGTCCAGAACGCGGTGAACATGATCGACGGCGCGCTGGCGCGGAGCGCGTGA
- a CDS encoding transporter substrate-binding domain-containing protein, with protein sequence MAPSRQAKSSKTVRRVLLGLAAGACLLSGLPAAQAQAQAPAKQPPAAPQGTSQATTQIAPQAAPQAVPGFWDPRRRPERPDLSRLTVIRFLTETDYPPFNYTGADGNPAGFNVDLARALCEEIKVTCTVQMRRFETLVDALSSNRGDAIIASMAVSPQLRARVDFTDPYYRVPARFASRKDAVMPEIRPEYLEGKKVGAIAGSAHEAYLKAMFTDAELHGYPNDDALRSALRKGEVDFIFGDAISLAFWINGTDSGDCCAFSGGPFVESRFFGEGIGIAVRKGNDVLRQALNWALFRVWEKGRYTDLWLRYFSVSPF encoded by the coding sequence ATGGCCCCGTCGCGACAGGCAAAATCGTCCAAGACCGTGCGCCGCGTCCTGCTCGGCCTGGCCGCCGGCGCTTGCCTGCTTTCGGGCCTGCCGGCCGCCCAGGCCCAGGCCCAGGCCCCGGCCAAGCAGCCTCCGGCTGCCCCCCAAGGGACGTCTCAAGCCACAACTCAGATCGCCCCCCAAGCCGCGCCGCAGGCGGTGCCCGGCTTCTGGGACCCGCGGCGGCGGCCGGAGCGGCCGGACCTGTCGCGCCTGACCGTGATCCGCTTCCTGACCGAGACCGACTATCCGCCGTTCAACTACACCGGCGCCGACGGCAATCCGGCAGGGTTCAACGTCGATCTGGCCCGCGCGTTGTGCGAGGAGATCAAGGTCACCTGCACGGTGCAGATGCGCCGGTTCGAGACGCTGGTCGATGCGCTCAGCTCCAACCGGGGCGATGCCATCATCGCCTCGATGGCGGTGAGCCCGCAGCTGCGCGCCCGCGTCGATTTCACCGATCCCTATTACCGCGTGCCGGCGCGCTTCGCCTCGCGCAAGGACGCCGTGATGCCGGAGATCCGGCCCGAATATCTCGAAGGCAAGAAGGTCGGGGCGATCGCCGGCTCCGCACATGAGGCCTATCTGAAGGCGATGTTCACCGACGCCGAGCTGCACGGCTATCCGAACGACGACGCGCTCCGGAGCGCCTTGCGCAAGGGCGAGGTCGACTTCATCTTCGGCGATGCCATCTCGCTGGCGTTCTGGATCAACGGCACCGATTCCGGCGATTGCTGCGCCTTCTCCGGCGGCCCGTTCGTCGAGAGCCGTTTCTTCGGCGAAGGCATCGGCATCGCCGTCCGCAAGGGCAACGACGTGCTGCGCCAGGCCCTGAACTGGGCCCTGTTCCGCGTCTGGGAAAAAGGCCGCTACACCGATCTGTGGCTGCGGTATTTTTCGGTGAGCCCGTTCTGA
- a CDS encoding SCO family protein, with protein MSSAARPLVIATAFAASLIVGLLLVFWAMGGVSKVAQPAAIGGPFQLTDQHGKAVTDKNLKGKPTLIFFGYTHCPDVCPTSLFEISEVLRAMGKDADKVNAVFISVDPERDTPATMKDYLSSFDPHLEGLSGDPDAIANVVKSYRVYAKKVPTKDGDYTMDHTALIYLMDRDGRFVSPFNLKRTPEEAATELKRYL; from the coding sequence ATGAGTTCAGCCGCCCGTCCGCTGGTGATCGCGACAGCCTTCGCCGCAAGCCTCATCGTCGGGCTGCTGCTCGTGTTCTGGGCCATGGGCGGGGTCAGCAAAGTGGCGCAGCCGGCCGCGATCGGGGGACCGTTCCAGCTCACCGACCAGCACGGCAAGGCCGTCACCGACAAGAACCTGAAGGGCAAGCCGACCCTGATCTTCTTCGGCTACACCCATTGCCCCGACGTCTGCCCGACCTCGCTGTTCGAGATCTCGGAGGTGCTGCGCGCGATGGGCAAGGACGCCGACAAGGTCAATGCCGTCTTCATCTCGGTCGACCCCGAGCGCGACACGCCCGCGACCATGAAGGACTATCTGTCGAGCTTCGACCCGCATCTCGAAGGCCTCAGCGGCGATCCCGACGCGATCGCCAACGTCGTCAAGTCCTATCGGGTCTATGCCAAGAAGGTCCCGACCAAGGACGGCGACTACACCATGGACCATACCGCGCTGATCTATCTGATGGACCGCGACGGCCGGTTCGTCTCGCCGTTCAACCTGAAGCGGACCCCGGAAGAGGCCGCCACCGAGCTGAAGCGGTACCTCTAG
- a CDS encoding FAD-binding dehydrogenase: MAEETDVIVVGAGLSGLVAATEIADAGKRVVVVDQEGEQSLGGQAFWSFGGLFLVNSPEQRRLGIKDSYDLAMQDWLGTAGFDRDEDFWPRQWAEAYVAFAAGEKRDWLRAMGHRIFPVVGWAERGGYDAMGHGNSVPRFHVTWGTGPGIVEPFERRAREAVKSGRLTFKFRHRVDALSITNGTVDGVSGAILAPDTIERGKSSSRNVVGEFALKAQAVIVASGGIGGNHELVRANWPKRLGEPPKFMISGVPEHVDGRMIGITEKSGARLINRDRMWHYVEGIQNWNPIWPRHGIRILPGPSSMWFDATGTRLPAPLFPGSDTLGQLQYIMSTGYEYSWFILTQSIIKKEFALSGSEQNPDLTGKSWRMTLRRATNKGAPAPVEAFKSHGVDFIVRDRLEDLVAEMNKVAGSDLLKFDHIRMQIEARDREIANPYVKDAQVMNIHNARRYIGDKLIRTAAPHRILDPAQGPLIAVKLNILTRKTLGGFETDLDSRVFGSEGSVIPGLYAVGEAAGFGGGGVHGYRSLEGTFLGGCLFSGRNAGRAAAKAVG, translated from the coding sequence ATGGCTGAAGAGACTGACGTCATCGTCGTCGGTGCAGGCCTGTCGGGACTGGTGGCCGCGACCGAAATCGCGGATGCGGGCAAGCGCGTGGTCGTGGTCGACCAGGAAGGCGAGCAATCGCTGGGCGGCCAGGCCTTCTGGTCGTTCGGCGGCTTGTTCCTGGTCAATTCGCCGGAGCAGCGCCGGCTCGGCATCAAGGACTCATACGACCTCGCGATGCAGGACTGGCTCGGCACCGCCGGCTTCGACCGCGACGAGGATTTCTGGCCGCGCCAATGGGCCGAGGCCTATGTGGCGTTCGCCGCCGGCGAGAAGCGCGACTGGCTGCGCGCGATGGGCCATCGCATCTTCCCAGTGGTCGGCTGGGCCGAGCGCGGCGGCTATGACGCAATGGGCCACGGCAATTCGGTGCCGCGCTTCCACGTCACCTGGGGAACCGGGCCCGGCATCGTCGAGCCGTTCGAGCGCCGTGCGCGCGAGGCCGTGAAGAGCGGGCGCCTCACCTTCAAGTTCCGCCATCGCGTCGATGCGCTCTCCATCACCAATGGCACGGTGGATGGCGTCAGCGGCGCCATCCTGGCGCCTGACACGATCGAGCGCGGCAAGAGCTCGTCGCGCAATGTCGTCGGCGAATTTGCACTGAAGGCGCAGGCGGTGATCGTGGCGTCCGGCGGCATCGGCGGCAATCACGAGCTGGTGCGGGCGAACTGGCCGAAGCGGCTCGGCGAGCCGCCGAAGTTCATGATCTCCGGCGTGCCCGAGCATGTCGACGGCCGCATGATCGGCATCACCGAAAAATCAGGCGCGCGGCTGATCAACCGCGATCGCATGTGGCATTATGTCGAGGGAATCCAGAACTGGAATCCGATCTGGCCGCGCCATGGCATTCGCATCCTGCCAGGTCCCTCCTCGATGTGGTTCGACGCCACAGGCACGCGATTGCCGGCGCCGCTGTTCCCGGGCTCCGACACGCTCGGCCAGCTCCAGTACATCATGTCCACCGGCTACGAATATTCCTGGTTCATCCTGACCCAGAGCATCATCAAGAAGGAATTTGCGCTGTCGGGCTCGGAGCAGAATCCGGACCTGACCGGCAAGAGCTGGCGCATGACCTTGCGCCGCGCCACCAACAAGGGCGCGCCGGCGCCGGTGGAGGCCTTCAAGAGCCATGGCGTCGACTTCATCGTGCGCGACAGGCTGGAGGATCTCGTTGCGGAGATGAACAAGGTCGCCGGCAGCGACCTCCTCAAGTTCGATCACATCAGGATGCAGATCGAGGCGCGCGACCGCGAGATCGCCAACCCCTACGTCAAGGATGCGCAGGTGATGAACATCCACAATGCGCGGCGCTATATCGGCGACAAGCTGATCCGCACCGCCGCGCCGCACCGCATCCTCGATCCCGCGCAGGGACCGCTGATCGCGGTCAAGCTCAACATCCTCACCCGCAAGACGCTGGGCGGATTCGAGACCGATCTCGACTCGCGCGTGTTCGGCAGCGAGGGCAGCGTCATTCCCGGCCTCTATGCGGTCGGCGAAGCCGCGGGCTTTGGCGGCGGCGGCGTGCACGGCTATCGCTCGCTGGAAGGCACCTTCCTCGGCGGCTGCCTGTTCTCGGGCCGCAATGCGGGCCGCGCAGCGGCAAAGGCAGTGGGATGA
- a CDS encoding RidA family protein, translated as MSIQRFETGPRMSQAVVHGNTVYLAGVVANKAAGESVTKQTQDILATIDSHLAKAGTDKSKLLSATIYITDMKTFGEMNAVWDAWVSPGNTPARATVEAKLAAAQYTVEIMVTAAK; from the coding sequence ATGAGCATTCAGCGTTTCGAAACCGGCCCGCGCATGAGCCAGGCCGTCGTGCACGGCAACACCGTCTACCTCGCCGGCGTCGTCGCCAACAAGGCGGCCGGCGAAAGCGTGACGAAGCAGACCCAGGACATCCTGGCGACCATCGACAGCCATCTCGCCAAGGCCGGCACCGACAAGTCGAAGCTGCTCTCGGCCACCATCTACATCACCGACATGAAGACCTTCGGCGAGATGAACGCGGTGTGGGACGCCTGGGTCTCGCCCGGCAACACCCCGGCCCGTGCCACCGTCGAAGCCAAGCTGGCCGCGGCACAGTACACCGTCGAGATCATGGTCACGGCGGCGAAGTAA
- a CDS encoding amidohydrolase family protein, which yields MIIDGHQHFWDPARADYPWMDAPELAPIRRSFGPADLAPLLKANGIDASIVVQCRSALEETEEFLRIAHATPSVIGVVGWVDLTDGALGDTLDRLRASPGGDKLVGIRHQVHDEPDPDWLLRPDVRRGLTVVFARDLAYDFLVRTRELPAAIATAQAFPQARFVLDHAAKPPIAEGGSVEWSNRIAALAACGNVWCKISGLATEAKWNDWDANRLFPFVAHAATCFGEDRLIFGSDWPVCLLAGSYGEIKDALERCLANLGAQVREKAFGVNAQAAYRLAMA from the coding sequence ATGATCATCGACGGCCACCAGCATTTCTGGGACCCGGCGCGCGCGGACTATCCCTGGATGGATGCACCCGAGCTGGCGCCGATCCGCCGCAGCTTCGGTCCCGCCGATCTCGCGCCGCTGCTCAAAGCGAACGGCATCGATGCCAGCATCGTGGTGCAGTGCCGCTCCGCGCTGGAGGAGACCGAGGAATTCCTGCGCATCGCGCACGCGACGCCCTCCGTCATCGGCGTGGTCGGCTGGGTCGATCTGACCGATGGCGCGCTCGGTGACACGCTCGACCGGTTGCGGGCCTCGCCCGGCGGCGACAAGCTCGTCGGCATCCGCCATCAGGTCCACGATGAGCCCGATCCCGACTGGCTGTTGCGTCCGGATGTGCGGCGCGGCCTCACCGTGGTATTCGCTCGCGATCTCGCCTACGATTTCCTCGTGCGTACTCGCGAGCTGCCCGCCGCGATCGCAACGGCGCAAGCCTTTCCGCAGGCGCGTTTCGTGCTCGACCACGCCGCCAAACCGCCGATCGCCGAAGGTGGGAGCGTCGAATGGTCCAACCGCATCGCGGCGTTAGCTGCTTGCGGCAACGTCTGGTGCAAGATCTCGGGGCTCGCGACGGAAGCGAAATGGAATGACTGGGATGCGAACCGGCTGTTTCCGTTCGTCGCGCATGCCGCGACATGTTTCGGCGAGGATCGCCTGATCTTCGGCTCGGACTGGCCGGTATGCTTGCTGGCAGGGAGCTATGGCGAGATCAAGGATGCGCTGGAGAGGTGCCTCGCGAATCTGGGTGCGCAGGTGCGCGAGAAGGCGTTTGGTGTGAATGCGCAGGCTGCGTATCGGCTGGCGATGGCATGA
- a CDS encoding aldo/keto reductase, whose product MKRAQLGTLDVTSIGLGSAPLGGLFTPVSDADAEATIERAWTAGIRFYDTAPLYGFGLAERRLGAFLRQQPRDSYAISTKVGRLLRAPDGAAAEDDYYKSGQRERPVFDFSHDGVMRSVEESLVRLGLDRVDVLLVHDPDDHYDAAIAGAFRALQRLRDEGTVKAIGAGMNQSEMPVRFAEAVPVDCFLLAGRYTLLDQGALDALFPVCTAKHIGILLGGIYNSGILANPRTSTKFDYQDADPALIARALELDELCRKHGTELKAAALQFGMAHPAVTVAVMGARNATEVADNIAMSQTTVPQAFWQELRARNLVDARAPLPGGA is encoded by the coding sequence ATGAAACGCGCGCAGCTCGGCACCCTCGACGTCACCTCGATCGGCCTCGGCTCCGCCCCGCTCGGCGGGTTGTTCACCCCTGTTAGCGATGCCGACGCGGAAGCGACCATCGAACGGGCGTGGACGGCGGGCATCCGCTTCTACGACACCGCTCCGCTCTACGGCTTTGGCCTGGCCGAACGGCGGCTGGGGGCTTTCCTGCGGCAGCAGCCGCGCGATTCCTATGCCATCTCGACCAAGGTCGGCCGCCTGCTGCGCGCGCCCGATGGCGCCGCTGCCGAGGACGATTATTACAAGAGCGGGCAGCGCGAGCGGCCGGTGTTCGACTTCTCCCATGACGGCGTGATGCGTTCGGTCGAGGAGAGCCTTGTCCGTCTCGGGCTCGACCGTGTCGACGTCCTGCTCGTGCACGATCCCGACGATCATTATGACGCCGCAATTGCCGGCGCCTTCCGCGCGCTGCAGCGCCTGCGCGATGAAGGCACGGTCAAGGCGATCGGCGCCGGCATGAACCAGTCGGAGATGCCAGTCCGGTTTGCCGAGGCCGTACCTGTCGACTGCTTCCTGCTCGCCGGCCGCTACACGCTGCTCGACCAGGGCGCGCTGGATGCGCTGTTTCCGGTCTGCACGGCAAAGCACATCGGCATCCTGCTCGGCGGCATCTACAACAGCGGCATCCTGGCCAATCCGCGCACGAGCACGAAGTTCGACTATCAGGACGCCGATCCGGCGCTGATCGCGCGGGCGCTCGAGCTGGATGAGCTCTGCCGCAAGCACGGCACCGAGCTGAAGGCCGCCGCGCTTCAGTTTGGCATGGCCCATCCGGCGGTGACGGTCGCCGTGATGGGCGCCCGCAACGCCACCGAAGTCGCCGACAACATCGCGATGTCGCAGACGACGGTGCCGCAAGCCTTCTGGCAGGAGCTGCGCGCGCGAAACCTCGTCGACGCCCGCGCGCCGCTGCCGGGCGGGGCATAA
- a CDS encoding iron-containing redox enzyme family protein: MKWVLDISEDYRSQLREGPFFRRVATATRPDDLEWVHQLVHQSREFTQALCLRSSLCQDRRYQPIFAEHAMEEADHPDQLIAWMRAHGFVRNTEPGDVPPTMETMNAISYCWRSAMRDPHDVQVVALNVLSEGVALDFYSNVIPVLDRLRILSGRYWKVHTDVDARHLSMGLDICGSVTRDSDRGKLYQRVLWQSATLYHQMLSSWVGERVEPLPQRL; encoded by the coding sequence ATGAAGTGGGTGCTTGATATCTCCGAGGACTACCGGTCACAACTCCGCGAAGGTCCCTTTTTCAGACGCGTCGCCACCGCGACCCGGCCCGATGATCTGGAATGGGTTCACCAGCTCGTTCACCAGTCGCGCGAATTCACGCAAGCGCTGTGTCTGCGTTCCTCGCTGTGCCAGGACAGGCGCTATCAGCCCATCTTCGCGGAGCACGCGATGGAGGAAGCAGACCATCCCGATCAACTCATCGCCTGGATGAGGGCGCACGGATTTGTGCGGAACACCGAACCCGGCGACGTGCCACCCACGATGGAAACGATGAATGCGATCTCATATTGCTGGCGCAGCGCGATGCGAGATCCACATGACGTGCAGGTCGTCGCCCTGAATGTGCTCAGCGAGGGGGTCGCGCTCGACTTCTATTCGAACGTGATCCCCGTGCTGGACAGGCTCAGGATCTTGAGCGGGCGCTACTGGAAGGTCCACACCGACGTCGATGCCCGCCATCTGTCCATGGGGCTCGATATCTGCGGCAGCGTCACCAGGGATTCCGACCGGGGCAAGCTGTATCAGCGCGTGCTGTGGCAATCCGCCACGCTGTATCATCAGATGCTCAGCTCCTGGGTCGGCGAACGGGTCGAACCGCTGCCGCAGCGCCTTTGA